From Clavelina lepadiformis chromosome 9, kaClaLepa1.1, whole genome shotgun sequence, the proteins below share one genomic window:
- the LOC143471367 gene encoding uncharacterized protein LOC143471367 gives MSKLNETGYIKGPQLSDRKEVKCVNYADDTTLCLKNPADIHLALDLVDRFSKASGLTLNEAKTKGLAVNQPVDNPLLPKLSWTNTSIELLGYEIGNVIERQQWENLIPRVKEQLKSLSTNYATYEAKAVLLKSKILPVITQVAKTYPPDRDIIGKLNNHVLQYVQGKERVVSIDILQRNKLEGGYRMPNIQVYADLTYVKSIQKYCLGRVMNEPMSTHDRYVEYQLGHVLANVLDVQKLNNIPHIAQPSPYYWKIREIVEKYKLSKVDLASPKLGNTYRRIIKESTPETQSSEKNRVKWTRIHNPFLPNYLKTFNYRCAWNLLPFRGKCGIFQINSDTSCAFCGIGPDTDYHTFRKCEKIKRLWVTVKMFAQKFANLNPAMTKVEDLESFNFKRIENEITDQTLSTLITMVKHQLWKSRNKFIYENKSPPPLDKLVTSIDRAFKYRINQMVEGGRLELRLDPAFKLNDLMPP, from the coding sequence ATGTCTAAGCTCAATGAGACTGGATATATCAAAGGTCCTCAGTTAAGCGAcagaaaagaagtaaaatgcgtaaattaCGCTGACGACACAACGTTGTGTCTTAAAAACCCTGCTGATATCCATCTCGCGCTCGATTTAGTCGACAGATTTTCAAAGGCATCTGGCTTAACCTTAAATGAAGCTAAAACCAAAGGATTAGCTGTGAATCAGCCGGTAGACAACCCACTCTTGCCCAAACTATCCTGGACAAACACAAGTATAGAGTTATTGGGATATGAAATCGGAAACGTTATAGAACGCCAACAATGGGAAAACTTAATTCCAAGGGTAAAAgagcaactaaaaagtttgagcacAAACTATGCCACCTATGAAgctaaagcagttttattaaaatcaaaaatcctgCCAGTAATTACTCAGGTTGCCAAAACATACCCTCCAGATCGAGATATAATTGGGAAATTAAATAATCATGTTCTGCAATACGTGCAAGGCAAAGAAAGAGTTGTTTCCATCGATATTTTACAACGCAATAAGTTAGAAGGCGGCTACCGAATGCCAAACATACAAGTCTACGCCGATCTGACTTATGTCAAATCTATACAAAAGTATTGCCTCGGCAGGGTAATGAACGAACCAATGTCAACACATGATAGATATGTGGAGTACCAATTAGGACACGTTTTAGCTAATGTACTTGATGttcaaaaactaaacaatatcCCGCACATCGCACAACCAAGTCCCTATTATTGGAAAATCcgggaaattgttgaaaaatacaaactaagtAAAGTTGATTTAGCCAGTCCAAAATTAGGAAACACGTATAGACGAATAATCAAAGAAAGCACTCCAGAAACGCAGTCGAGTGAAAAAAACCGAGTTAAATGGACTAGGATTCATAACCCgtttttaccaaattatttgaaaaccttcaaCTACAGATGCGCGTGGAATCTACTACCCTTTAGGGGAAAATGCGGTATTTTCCAAATTAACTCTGATACATCGTGCGCATTTTGCGGCATTGGTCCAGATACCGACTACCACACTTTCCGAAAATGCGAAAAGATAAAGCGACTTTGGGTTACAGTAAAAATGTTTGCGCAAAAATTCGCCAACCTCAACCCGGCTATGACAAAAGTCGAAGACttggaaagttttaactttaaacggaTCGAAAACGAAATAACGGACCAGACTTTGAGCACATTAATCACCATGGTTAAACACCAATTATGGAAAAGTAGGAACAAATTTATATATGAGAACAAATCTCCTCCACCCCTTGACAAATTGGTGACAAGCATAGACCGGGCCTTTAAATACAGAATAAATCAAATGGTAGAAGGTGGGAGGCTCGAATTGCGTTTGGACCCCGCTTTTAAATTGAATGATTTAATGCCACCGTAA